The genomic window CACCAAGCAGGTGGTGGGCGAACCGATGCAGGTGGGCGACGCCACCCTCATCCCCGTCGTGTCCCTCTCGCTCGGGCTGGGGGCGGGCGCCGGCGACGGCAGCGACGCCGGCGAGGGCGACGCGACCGCGGGCAGCGGCGGGGGCGGCGGCGTGCGCGTCGAACCGACCGCCTTCATCCTGCTGCAGAACGGCGAGATCGACGTGCGCGCCGTCCCGTCGAAGGGCGGCGCGCTCGCGACGCTGTTCGAGAAGGCCCCCGACCTCGTCGACCGCATCGCCCGCGCCCGCGACGGGGGCGACGCGGACGACGGCGAAGCGCCGCAGGGCGCGGGGGACGCACCGAACTGACG from Trueperaceae bacterium includes these protein-coding regions:
- a CDS encoding spore germination protein GerW family protein, whose amino-acid sequence is MSTQTLLDTLANALRDIGTTKQVVGEPMQVGDATLIPVVSLSLGLGAGAGDGSDAGEGDATAGSGGGGGVRVEPTAFILLQNGEIDVRAVPSKGGALATLFEKAPDLVDRIARARDGGDADDGEAPQGAGDAPN